One window of Arthrobacter oryzae genomic DNA carries:
- a CDS encoding IclR family transcriptional regulator, producing MTSADAPETSSNGDAKGTSVIVNAIAVLRCFTADEPLLGVTEIANRVGLHKSTVSRILATFEQEHLVERDPETRRFRLGLGLIAVAGPLLAELEERRVAYPVLRELTEQTGETSALMVWNGSESMCVEQIASHHQIKHTTPLGARYRDALSASVQVFLAAEPAERVRVLLRSGEIAHPGLDDTSLEAYLIRLGDVARRGWATNYGESSLDEVGLAAPVYDHRGDIVAAVLIPAPRFRVSPDTLQRLGESCKAAADRVTARLGGSAPSR from the coding sequence ATGACCTCTGCAGATGCTCCCGAAACCAGCAGCAACGGCGACGCCAAGGGCACGTCCGTCATCGTCAACGCCATCGCCGTGCTGCGATGTTTTACCGCTGACGAGCCGCTGCTGGGCGTCACCGAGATCGCCAACCGCGTAGGCCTGCACAAGAGCACCGTTTCCCGCATCCTGGCCACGTTCGAGCAGGAACACCTGGTGGAGCGCGATCCTGAGACCCGCAGGTTCCGCCTGGGCCTGGGGCTTATCGCCGTCGCAGGGCCGCTGCTGGCCGAACTCGAAGAGCGCCGCGTGGCCTACCCCGTCCTGCGTGAACTCACGGAGCAGACCGGCGAAACGAGCGCCCTCATGGTGTGGAACGGGTCCGAGTCGATGTGCGTGGAGCAGATCGCCAGCCATCACCAGATCAAGCACACCACCCCGCTGGGCGCGCGGTACAGGGATGCCCTCAGCGCTTCGGTGCAGGTCTTCCTCGCCGCCGAGCCGGCCGAGCGCGTGCGGGTACTGCTCCGCAGCGGCGAAATTGCCCATCCCGGCCTGGACGACACCAGCCTCGAGGCCTACCTGATCCGGCTCGGTGACGTGGCCCGGCGCGGCTGGGCGACCAACTACGGCGAGTCGTCACTGGACGAAGTGGGTCTGGCCGCCCCCGTTTACGACCACCGCGGCGACATCGTGGCAGCAGTCCTCATCCCGGCCCCGCGCTTCCGGGTATCCCCGGACACGCTGCAGCGACTCGGGGAATCCTGCAAGGCAGCCGCAGACCGGGTCACTGCCCGCCTCGGCGGCTCCGCCCCCTCCCGCTAA